A genomic stretch from Erigeron canadensis isolate Cc75 chromosome 9, C_canadensis_v1, whole genome shotgun sequence includes:
- the LOC122581436 gene encoding protein RETICULATA-RELATED 4, chloroplastic-like, with product MAVCSIRSFSLQSPTTHLHHPTTTTTTRINLNFITTTHKPSHHHYSFSLTNRSNRPTPPLTISFSGGGGGSGGLHGGGGDGSDDNGEDGDDDAEEKNKREAMLVLAEAGRSLESIPKDIAKSISNGKIPGSIVTRYLELEKSAVFRWLLQFGGFKERLLADDLFLTKVGIECGVGIFTKSAAELEKRRENFTKELDFVCADVIMAIIADFMLVWLPAPTVSLRGPVAVNAGLIAKYFSGCPDNAFQVALAGTSYSFLQRIGAIVRNGAKLFAVGTGASLVGTGVTNVLINARKAIDKSYAVEAEDLPVLSTSVAYGVYMSVSSNLRYQVLAGVIEQRMLEPLLHQHKLVLSAICFAVRTGNTFLGSLMWVDYARWIGIQRSRE from the exons ATGGCAGTGTGTAGCATCCGATCTTTCTCTCTCCAATCACCCACCACCCATCTCCATCAccccaccaccacaaccaccacccGGATCAACCTCAATTTCATCACCACCACTCATAAACCATCTCATCATCATTACTCTTTTTCCCTTACCAACCGCTCTAACCGTCCTACCCCACCACTAACCATCTCATTTtccggcggcggcggtggcagTGGTGGTCTTCacggtggtggtggagatggaAGTGATGATAATGGagaagatggtgatgatgatgctGAAGAGAAAAACAAAAGGGAAGCAATGCTTGTGTTAGCTGAAGCTGGAAGGAGCTTAGAAAGTATTCCTAAAGATATTGCAAAGTCAATAAGTAATGGAAAGATTCCCGGGTCAATTGTGACGAGGTATTTGGAACTCGAAAAGTCAGCGGTGTTTCGATGGTTGCTTCAGTTTGGTGGGTTTAAGGAAAGATTGCTTGCTGATGATCTTTTCTTAACCAAAGTTGGTATTGAATGTGGTGTTGGCATTTTTACTAAG AGTGCTGCAGAGTTGGAAAAGAGAAGGGAAAACTTCACTAAGGAGCTGGATTTTGTTTGTGCTGATGTG ATAATGGCTATAATCGCAGATTTTATGCTCGTGTGGCTTCCTGCTCCTACGGTTTCTCTTAGAGGACCTGTTGCAGTTAATGCTGGACTAATTGCCAAGTACTTCTCTGGATGCCCTGATAATGCATTCCAG GTTGCTTTGGCTGGTACATCCTATTCATTCTTGCAGAGAATTGGGGCAATAGTA CGTAATGGAGCGAAGCTCTTTGCAGTTGGGACTGGTGCATCTCTT GTTGGGACGGGTGTAACAAATGTCTTGATTAATGCAAGGAAGGCCATTGATAAATCTTACGCTGTTGAAGCCGAGGACCTACCTGTATTATCCACTAGTGTGGCCTATGGTGTCTATATGTCGGTTTCTAGTAACCTTAG GTACCAAGTACTGGCTGGGGTTATTGAACAGCGAATGTTAGAACCGTTGTTGCACCAACACAAGCTCGTTCTGAGTGCGATATGCTTTGCAGTCAGAACAGGCAACACATTTCTTGGGTCACTAAT GTGGGTTGATTATGCACGTTGGATTGGAATCCAAAGGAGTCGGGAATGA